The Panicum hallii strain FIL2 chromosome 9, PHallii_v3.1, whole genome shotgun sequence genome has a window encoding:
- the LOC112876881 gene encoding argininosuccinate lyase, chloroplastic — MAFTSQSLIFRAPSSLPSGRLAAPSAGRVALRGRGAAFPSVAAASTPMANSDGDEKEMKLWGGRFEEGVTDAVERFTESISYDWQLYKYDIMGSKAHATMLASQGLITAGDRDIILEGLNQIETLIQEGKFEWRKDREDVHMNIEAALIERVGEPAKKLHTARSRNDQIVTDLRLWCRDAIDKILIRIKQFQVSLVTLASKYVDLIVPGYTHLQRAQPVLLPHLLLSYVEQLERDAGRLANCRERVNFCPLGACALAGTGLPIDRFQTAKDLKFTAPMKNSIDAVSDRDFVLEFLAANSIAAVHLSRIGEEWVLWASEEFGFLTPSDKVSTGSSIMPQKKNPDPMELVRGKSARVVGDLMTVLILCKGLPQAYNRDLQEDKEPLFDSVKAILGMLEVCTEFAQNISFNSKRIQRSLPAGYLDATTLADYLVKKGVPFRTSHEIVGRSVQLCVTKNCQLAELQLDDLKAVHPAFETDVYEYLGVENAVNKFISYGSTGSNQVKKQLEDWRIQLGISS, encoded by the exons ATGGCCTTCACCTCCCAATCCCTGATCTTCCGGGCACCCTCCTCCCTCCCCAgcggccgcctcgccgccccaTCCGCCGGTCGCGTCGCCCTCCGGGGCCGCGGCGCCGCCTTTCCTTCCGTCGCGGCCGCCTCCACTCCGATGGCGAACTCGGATGGCGACGAGAAGGAGATGAAGCTTTGGGGCGGGCGCTTCGAGGAGGGCGTCACGGACGCCGTGGAGCGCTTCACGGAGTCCATCTCCTACGACTGGCAGCTCTACAAGTACGACATCATGGGCAGCAAGGCTCATGCCACCATGCTCGCCTCCCAG GGTTTGATAACTGCTGGCGATAGGGATATCATCTTAGAGGGTCTCAATCAGATTGAGACGCTGATTCAAGAAGGCAAGTTTGAGTGGAGAAAGGATCGGGAGGACGTGCATATGAACATTGAAGCAGCTCTGATTGAGAGGGTTGGTGAGCCGGCGAAGAAGCTGCACACTGCTAGGAGCCGCAATGACCAAATTGTGACAGATCTAAGGCTATGGTGCCGTGATGCTATTGACAAGATTTTGATTCGTATCAAGCAGTTTCAG GTGTCTTTGGTTACGTTAGCTTCAAAATATGTTGACTTGATAGTCCCTGGTTATACTCATCTGCAAAGGGCACAGCCTGTTTTGCTGCCACATCTTCTCTTATCATATGTTGAACAG TTGGAGCGTGATGCTGGTCGGCTGGCCAACTGCAGGGAGAGAGTGAATTTCTGCCCTCTTGGTGCTTGCGCTTTGGCTGGAACTGGACTTCCCATTGACAGGTTTCAGACCGCTAAAGATTTGAAGTTTACAGCTCCGATGAAGAACAG CATTGATGCAGTATCAGACCGTGACTTCGTATTGGAGTTTCTTGCTGCCAATTCGATCGCTGCTGTTCATCTTTCTCGGATTGGTGAAGAATGGGTTCTTTGGGCATCGGAGGAGTTTGGGTTCCTGACACCAAGTGACAAAGTTTCAACAGGAAGCAGCATTATGCCACAGAAGAAAAATCCAGATCCAATGGAGCTTGTTCGTGGGAAGTCTGCTAGGGTTGTTGGAGATCTCATGACTGTCCTAATCCTCTGTAAGGGCCTTCCACAGGCCTACAACCGTGATCTTCAG GAAGACAAGGAACCGTTGTTTGATAGCGTGAAGGCCATATTAGGAATGCTTGAAGTTTGCACGGAGTTTGCTCAGAACATTTCTTTTAATTCAAAAAGAATACAACGTTCCTTGCCAGCTGGTTATCTGGATGCAACAACATTAGCGGATTATCTTGTGAAGAAG GGAGTTCCATTCAGAACTTCTCATGAGATAGTCGGAAGGTCTGTTCAACTATGCGTCACCAAGAACTGTCAACTAGCTGAACTTCAACTGGATGACCTAAAAGCCGTTCATCCAGCGTTCGAGACCGACGTGTACGAGTACTTGGGGGTTGAAAATGCTGTAAACAAGTTCATATCTTACGGCTCCACTGGTTCAAATCAAGTAAAGAAGCAGCTCGAGGATTGGCGCATCCAGCTCGGGATCAGCTCATAA
- the LOC112876882 gene encoding universal stress protein PHOS34-like isoform X2, which produces MGGEAAAEQGRRILVAVDEGDESVQALRWCLGTFAAAARGDTVILLYVRPAPPTYSFLDASGYLFSEEVTAAIDRYSREVADAVVEKAQKLCTLYGKEEGEGDHEMNVEVKVAVGDARTVICHMADKLGADLLVMGSHGYGFFKRALLGSVSDYCLKNASCPVLIVKS; this is translated from the exons atgggcggcgaggcggcggcggagcaggggcggcgcatccTGGTGGCGGTGGACGAGGGCGACGAGAGCGTGCAGGCGCTGCGCTGGTGCCTCGGCACcttcgccgcggcggcgcgcggggacaCCGTCATCCTGCTCTAcgtccgccccgcgccgcccaccTACTCCTTCCTCGACGCCTCCG GCTACCTGTTCTCGGAGGAGGTGACCGCCGCCATCGACAGGTACAGCCGGGAGGTGGCGGACGCCGTGGTGGAGAAGGCGCAGAAGCTCTGCACGCTCTACGGCAAG GAGGAGGGTGAGGGTGACCACGAGATGAATGTCGAGGTGAAGGTGGCCGTCGGGGACGCCAGGACCGTCATCTGCCACATGGCGGACAAGCTCGGAGCCGACCTCCTCGTCATGGGGAGCCATGGCTACGGCTTCTTCAAGAG GGCTCTGCTTGGAAGTGTCAGTGATTACTGCCTCAAGAACGCGAGCTGTCCCGTCCTCATCGTCAAGTCTTAA
- the LOC112875448 gene encoding outer envelope pore protein 16-2, chloroplastic isoform X1 — MSGSVETQARAFADEVRGGALEAKNWMLDLGHPLLNRIAESFVKAAGIGAVQAVARESYFMAIEGEGGSVSGATGSRKRSFPELNGTNSGSKSAEAMVKNVSKESLQWGLAAGVHSGLTYGLTEVRGAHDWRNSAVAGAITGAAVALTSDRASHEQVVQCAIAGAALSTAANVLSGIF, encoded by the exons atgAGCGGCAGCGTGGAGACGCAGGCGCGGGCGTTCGCAGacgaggtgcgcggcggcgcCCTGGAGGCGAAGAACTGGATGCTGGACCTCGGCCACCCACTCCTCAACCGCATCGCCGAGAGCTTCGTCAAGGCCGCCGGG ATCGGCGCAGTGCAAGCAGTAGCGAGGGAGTCGTACTTCATGGCCATCGAAG GCGAGGGAGGATCGGTGTCCGGCGCCACCGGCTCCAGGAAACGCTCGTTCCCGGAACTGAATG GGACGAACAGTGGTAGCAAGTCGGCCGAGGCCATG GTGAAAAACGTGAGCAAAGAGTCGTTACAGTGGG GACTCGCGGCTGGCGTGCACTCCGGCCTGACCTACGGCCTGACGGAGGTGCGCGGGGCGCACGACTGGCGGAACAGCGCCGTGGCGGGCGCCATCAcgggcgccgccgtcgcgctCACGTCGGACCGCGCGTCACACGAGCAGGTCGTGCAGTGCGccatcgccggcgccgcgctCTCCACGGCCGCCAACGTGCTCTCTGGCATATTCTGA
- the LOC112875448 gene encoding outer envelope pore protein 16-2, chloroplastic isoform X2 has translation MSGSVETQARAFADEVRGGALEAKNWMLDLGHPLLNRIAESFVKAAGIGAVQAVARESYFMAIEGEGGSVSGATGSRKRSFPELNGLAAGVHSGLTYGLTEVRGAHDWRNSAVAGAITGAAVALTSDRASHEQVVQCAIAGAALSTAANVLSGIF, from the exons atgAGCGGCAGCGTGGAGACGCAGGCGCGGGCGTTCGCAGacgaggtgcgcggcggcgcCCTGGAGGCGAAGAACTGGATGCTGGACCTCGGCCACCCACTCCTCAACCGCATCGCCGAGAGCTTCGTCAAGGCCGCCGGG ATCGGCGCAGTGCAAGCAGTAGCGAGGGAGTCGTACTTCATGGCCATCGAAG GCGAGGGAGGATCGGTGTCCGGCGCCACCGGCTCCAGGAAACGCTCGTTCCCGGAACTGAATG GACTCGCGGCTGGCGTGCACTCCGGCCTGACCTACGGCCTGACGGAGGTGCGCGGGGCGCACGACTGGCGGAACAGCGCCGTGGCGGGCGCCATCAcgggcgccgccgtcgcgctCACGTCGGACCGCGCGTCACACGAGCAGGTCGTGCAGTGCGccatcgccggcgccgcgctCTCCACGGCCGCCAACGTGCTCTCTGGCATATTCTGA
- the LOC112876882 gene encoding universal stress protein PHOS34-like isoform X1 — protein MGGEAAAEQGRRILVAVDEGDESVQALRWCLGTFAAAARGDTVILLYVRPAPPTYSFLDASAVVGYLFSEEVTAAIDRYSREVADAVVEKAQKLCTLYGKEEGEGDHEMNVEVKVAVGDARTVICHMADKLGADLLVMGSHGYGFFKRALLGSVSDYCLKNASCPVLIVKS, from the exons atgggcggcgaggcggcggcggagcaggggcggcgcatccTGGTGGCGGTGGACGAGGGCGACGAGAGCGTGCAGGCGCTGCGCTGGTGCCTCGGCACcttcgccgcggcggcgcgcggggacaCCGTCATCCTGCTCTAcgtccgccccgcgccgcccaccTACTCCTTCCTCGACGCCTCCG CCGTGGTAGGCTACCTGTTCTCGGAGGAGGTGACCGCCGCCATCGACAGGTACAGCCGGGAGGTGGCGGACGCCGTGGTGGAGAAGGCGCAGAAGCTCTGCACGCTCTACGGCAAG GAGGAGGGTGAGGGTGACCACGAGATGAATGTCGAGGTGAAGGTGGCCGTCGGGGACGCCAGGACCGTCATCTGCCACATGGCGGACAAGCTCGGAGCCGACCTCCTCGTCATGGGGAGCCATGGCTACGGCTTCTTCAAGAG GGCTCTGCTTGGAAGTGTCAGTGATTACTGCCTCAAGAACGCGAGCTGTCCCGTCCTCATCGTCAAGTCTTAA